A window of Synechococcus sp. MEDNS5 contains these coding sequences:
- the crtD gene encoding C-3',4' desaturase CrtD, with product MDSSRDAIVIGGGIAGLTAAALLAREGLSVTLLEAHHQLGGCAGTFKRGRYTFDVGATQVAGLEPGGSHARLFRHLGLEPPAAERLDPGCVVNLNDGSPPIHLWHDPQRWLEERARQFPGTERFWELCSWIHRQNWQFAAADPVLPVRSGWDLSRTLKALTLGNLATAPLSLLTVADLQRLCGCGSNHRLRRFLDLQLRLYSQQPADQTAALYGATVLQMCQAPLGLWHLQGSMQCLSHHLLTSLQRDGAEVLLRHRAVLLERNRTSGGWTVQMELPGGERRSLQAADVVCSLPPQCLPSLIPDKNVLGQSYRRRLQTLHAPSGALVFYGAVNRRDLPEACPGHLQCDWDTPGSLFLSISRDGDGRAPAGEATVIASVFTTPEGWHDLPEEDYQKRKQAVLEQMRRGVEHALTLPAEAWLHTELSTPRGFAYWTGRPKGVVGGLGQSPDRFGPFGLASRSPISKLWLCGDSIHPGEGTAGVTLSALMACSQLVEERGRTLTLAN from the coding sequence ATGGACAGCTCCAGGGACGCGATTGTGATTGGAGGCGGCATTGCCGGCCTCACTGCAGCGGCCTTGCTGGCTCGCGAAGGGTTGTCAGTGACCCTCTTGGAGGCCCACCACCAGCTCGGAGGCTGCGCTGGAACCTTCAAGCGGGGGCGCTACACCTTCGATGTCGGCGCCACACAGGTGGCAGGTCTTGAACCGGGCGGAAGCCATGCCCGACTGTTTCGCCATCTCGGCCTGGAGCCTCCTGCCGCGGAACGCCTCGATCCAGGCTGTGTGGTGAATCTGAATGACGGGTCACCCCCCATCCACCTCTGGCATGACCCCCAACGCTGGTTGGAGGAACGGGCGCGCCAATTCCCTGGAACGGAGCGGTTCTGGGAGCTGTGCAGCTGGATTCATCGCCAGAACTGGCAATTCGCCGCAGCCGACCCCGTACTGCCTGTGCGTTCAGGCTGGGATCTGAGCAGAACGCTCAAAGCACTCACACTCGGCAATCTCGCCACGGCACCTCTCAGTCTTCTCACCGTTGCCGATCTTCAGAGGCTCTGCGGCTGCGGAAGCAACCATCGCCTGCGCCGTTTTCTCGACCTGCAGCTCAGGCTCTATTCCCAGCAGCCGGCCGATCAAACGGCGGCGCTCTACGGAGCCACCGTTTTGCAAATGTGCCAGGCACCCCTTGGCCTCTGGCACCTGCAGGGTTCCATGCAGTGCCTCAGCCACCATCTCCTGACCTCCCTTCAGCGGGATGGCGCCGAGGTACTCCTACGCCATCGCGCCGTCTTGCTGGAGCGAAACCGAACCAGCGGCGGCTGGACCGTGCAGATGGAGCTGCCAGGAGGTGAGCGACGGTCCTTGCAAGCAGCCGATGTGGTGTGCAGTCTTCCGCCTCAGTGCTTGCCCTCGTTGATTCCAGACAAGAACGTTCTCGGCCAGTCCTATCGCCGCCGGCTCCAAACCCTTCACGCTCCCAGTGGGGCACTGGTGTTCTACGGAGCGGTGAACCGACGCGATCTTCCTGAAGCCTGTCCAGGCCATCTGCAGTGCGATTGGGACACGCCAGGGTCCCTCTTCCTCTCGATCAGCAGGGATGGAGATGGCCGTGCCCCGGCCGGCGAGGCCACGGTGATCGCCAGCGTGTTCACCACCCCTGAGGGTTGGCATGACCTTCCGGAAGAGGACTACCAGAAACGCAAACAAGCTGTGCTGGAGCAAATGCGCCGCGGCGTTGAACACGCCCTGACGCTTCCTGCCGAGGCCTGGCTCCACACCGAGCTGTCCACCCCCCGTGGCTTCGCCTACTGGACAGGTCGCCCGAAGGGTGTTGTGGGCGGTCTGGGACAAAGTCCGGATCGCTTCGGTCCATTCGGTCTGGCCAGTCGCAGTCCGATCAGCAAGCTTTGGCTCTGCGGTGATTCGATTCACCCCGGCGAGGGGACCGCCGGAGTGACGCTGTCGGCCCTGATGGCTTGCAGTCAGCTGGTGGAGGAACGAGGCCGAACGCTCACTCTGGCGAACTGA
- a CDS encoding fructosamine kinase family protein, producing MLAAAFWCVWMRDQLEQILSKEQDLLRGRCVRSIGPVGGGELGACWRADLSDGSAWFLKISDPALLEAEQRGLRSLRRWADANLVEVVDVLAWIPLEYRGVLVLPWWEMGNGDQFNLGRGLARLHRRSSLNGPSRFGWDHDGFIGLGPQPAGWCDDWGEAFVELRLKPQLRLAEAWSLHENHFSSLLAPLAQWLGEHGPDPCLVHGDLWAGNAGVLADGRGLLIDPASWWADREVDLAMTQLFGGFSHRFLDGYNLEWPLPEGAEQRVEALNLYHLLNHANLFGGGYQARCRQVIDRLRKTLL from the coding sequence ATGCTGGCAGCTGCTTTCTGGTGCGTGTGGATGCGGGATCAGCTCGAGCAGATCCTTTCCAAGGAACAAGACCTGCTGCGGGGACGGTGCGTGAGGTCGATCGGACCTGTCGGCGGTGGTGAGCTCGGAGCCTGTTGGAGAGCAGACCTCAGTGACGGCAGCGCTTGGTTTCTCAAGATCTCCGATCCTGCCCTTCTTGAGGCTGAGCAACGGGGGCTGCGGTCCCTGCGCCGGTGGGCTGATGCCAACCTTGTTGAGGTTGTGGATGTGCTGGCGTGGATCCCCCTCGAGTATCGGGGGGTTCTGGTGCTCCCTTGGTGGGAGATGGGGAATGGCGATCAGTTCAACCTCGGCAGAGGTCTGGCCCGTTTGCACAGGAGGTCGTCGCTGAACGGTCCTTCACGGTTTGGTTGGGACCATGACGGCTTCATCGGTCTCGGCCCCCAGCCGGCCGGATGGTGTGATGACTGGGGTGAGGCCTTTGTTGAGCTGCGTTTGAAGCCTCAGCTGCGCTTGGCTGAGGCCTGGTCGTTGCATGAGAATCACTTCTCCTCTCTTCTTGCTCCGCTGGCCCAGTGGCTTGGCGAACATGGTCCCGACCCCTGTTTGGTGCATGGGGATCTCTGGGCGGGCAATGCCGGCGTGCTGGCCGATGGACGGGGGCTACTGATCGACCCTGCCAGCTGGTGGGCGGATCGCGAGGTCGATCTCGCCATGACGCAACTCTTCGGCGGATTTTCTCACCGTTTTCTCGACGGTTACAACCTTGAGTGGCCGCTGCCGGAAGGCGCTGAGCAACGAGTGGAGGCTCTGAATCTTTATCACCTGCTCAATCACGCCAATTTGTTCGGCGGCGGCTATCAAGCTCGTTGCCGCCAAGTGATCGATCGGCTACGAAAGACGCTTCTGTAA
- a CDS encoding CAAD domain-containing protein, with the protein MSDESTTQVNDTDVTNAAPAGESVDFAERYKDILGKVNETLDKVDWGQAGRIGKVVGIFAAVIVAQILIKGILDTINLLPVVPGLLELLGVVVVGQWSWKNLTTSEKRSALVTRIQTLRKEYLG; encoded by the coding sequence ATGAGCGACGAAAGCACCACCCAGGTGAATGACACCGACGTCACGAATGCTGCCCCAGCTGGTGAGAGCGTCGATTTTGCTGAGCGATACAAGGACATTCTCGGCAAAGTGAATGAGACCCTCGACAAAGTCGATTGGGGCCAGGCCGGTCGTATCGGCAAGGTTGTAGGAATTTTCGCCGCGGTGATCGTTGCCCAGATCTTGATCAAGGGCATTCTCGACACCATCAATCTGCTTCCCGTCGTACCAGGCCTGCTGGAACTTCTGGGCGTGGTTGTTGTCGGCCAGTGGAGTTGGAAAAACCTCACCACCAGTGAGAAGCGCTCAGCCCTCGTCACCCGCATCCAGACACTCCGCAAGGAATACCTCGGTTGA
- a CDS encoding M67 family metallopeptidase: MLADLIDKPPQMPWRLCFDRDCLIVLRKSLHAVTPEEGCALLLGDSGPEPRVRVVWPCCNVWRPGLQGLEEQPGRGSGVPPSRQTRFALAPLEQIAAHRWARRRGLHVLGNAHSHPGGEPHPSRNDRRWAAADGVVVIDAGSGGLAGWWMERSRPRPGSDPASAAKVHPLPLVDPDGASLDSTGVSAINSHCRPLR; the protein is encoded by the coding sequence ATGCTCGCTGACCTTATCGACAAGCCTCCGCAAATGCCATGGCGACTGTGCTTCGATCGGGATTGCCTGATCGTTTTGCGGAAATCGCTTCATGCAGTGACGCCGGAGGAGGGGTGCGCCCTGCTGCTGGGGGACTCCGGTCCTGAGCCGAGAGTGCGCGTGGTTTGGCCCTGCTGCAATGTCTGGCGTCCAGGCCTTCAGGGTCTTGAGGAGCAACCGGGCCGCGGCAGTGGCGTTCCTCCTTCACGCCAGACGCGGTTCGCTCTCGCTCCGCTCGAGCAGATTGCTGCGCACCGCTGGGCGCGTCGCCGGGGACTCCATGTTTTGGGGAACGCCCATTCTCATCCGGGAGGTGAGCCACATCCCAGCAGGAACGACAGACGTTGGGCTGCTGCGGATGGGGTGGTGGTGATCGACGCTGGTTCTGGTGGCCTGGCGGGATGGTGGATGGAGCGATCCCGCCCAAGACCTGGTTCCGATCCCGCCAGTGCTGCCAAGGTCCACCCCCTTCCCCTCGTGGATCCTGATGGTGCATCGTTGGATAGCACTGGCGTGAGTGCGATCAACAGTCATTGCCGCCCCCTTCGATGA
- the moeB gene encoding molybdopterin-synthase adenylyltransferase MoeB: MTDQRQLSELSSQERGRYARHLTLPELGLAGQRRLKAASVLCIGAGGLGSPLLLYLAAAGIGRLGIVDDDRVDLSNLQRQVIHGQDSVGEVKTSSASKRIGDLNGHCQVEEHPCRLTAENALQLIEGYDLVVDGSDNFPTRYLISDACVMLGRPFIYGSVQRFEGQVSVFNQGPHSPDYRDLVPQPPPRDLVPSCADGGVMGVMPGLIGLLQATEAIKVITGLGDTLDGRLLLVDSLSMRFRELRLERRPHRPPIEHLENYEQFCNPGGPVEDEEFQGMNSISVRELKALLDERTDLVLLDVRQQAEADVAVIQGSQLIPLASIESGDAIERIRSLATGRTVYVHCKLGGRSAKAVDLLTSFGIQAVNVTGGIDAWSQEVDASVPRY; encoded by the coding sequence ATGACGGATCAGCGTCAATTGTCTGAACTCAGCTCACAAGAACGGGGGCGGTACGCCCGCCACCTCACGCTGCCGGAACTTGGACTCGCCGGTCAGAGGCGTCTGAAGGCTGCCTCGGTGCTCTGTATCGGCGCTGGAGGCCTCGGTTCCCCGCTTCTCCTCTATTTAGCTGCTGCCGGGATCGGCCGACTCGGCATTGTGGACGATGACCGCGTCGATCTCAGCAATCTTCAGCGGCAGGTGATCCACGGCCAGGATTCTGTCGGTGAGGTCAAAACCTCTTCAGCCAGCAAAAGGATTGGGGATCTCAATGGGCACTGTCAGGTGGAGGAGCATCCATGCAGGCTGACGGCGGAGAACGCTCTTCAGTTGATTGAGGGCTACGACCTTGTTGTGGATGGTTCGGATAATTTCCCGACCCGATATCTGATCAGCGACGCCTGCGTGATGCTCGGCAGACCGTTCATTTATGGATCCGTCCAGCGTTTTGAAGGCCAGGTCTCGGTGTTCAACCAAGGGCCACACTCTCCCGATTACCGCGACCTCGTGCCTCAGCCGCCTCCACGGGACCTTGTGCCATCTTGCGCCGATGGCGGTGTGATGGGTGTGATGCCCGGATTGATCGGTCTCCTTCAGGCGACTGAAGCGATCAAGGTGATCACCGGTCTCGGTGACACCCTCGACGGGCGTTTGCTTTTGGTTGACAGCCTCAGCATGCGTTTCAGGGAGCTGCGCCTCGAACGCCGGCCTCATCGGCCCCCTATTGAACATCTGGAGAACTACGAGCAGTTCTGTAATCCTGGGGGTCCTGTTGAGGACGAGGAGTTCCAGGGAATGAACAGCATCTCAGTGCGTGAGCTCAAGGCGTTGCTCGATGAGAGAACCGATCTTGTGCTCCTGGATGTTCGGCAGCAGGCTGAGGCTGATGTGGCGGTGATTCAGGGATCCCAGCTGATTCCTCTGGCCTCTATCGAATCGGGTGACGCGATCGAGCGGATCCGTTCGCTCGCGACCGGTCGAACTGTTTACGTGCATTGCAAACTGGGTGGTCGATCAGCCAAGGCCGTCGACCTGTTGACGAGCTTCGGAATCCAGGCGGTGAATGTGACAGGAGGAATCGACGCCTGGAGCCAGGAGGTGGATGCCTCGGTGCCCCGTTATTGA